The following DNA comes from Papaver somniferum cultivar HN1 unplaced genomic scaffold, ASM357369v1 unplaced-scaffold_128, whole genome shotgun sequence.
GTTAATCCTTCGCTCCATCTAATGAAAGCAATTTTACAGCCATAAGAAACAGATTTATACAAAAATCAAACATAGCAAAACCACACATGGAAACGAAATCCTTACCGCAAGCTTAGGAATGTAAACTGACATGAACTTTGGTCCCAGGCCCAAAACTCTTGCTTCTGTAACCAAGGCCTATTGAGAAAAACAGGAAAATATATCAAACAATACAACACTAAATCCACTAAACCAACAAATTTATGCAACGCTAGGAACTAGTTTTAACTTTTAAGCTACCGCAACATCATGTCATCCAATCTTGCCCACTCACTCACTACACCTGATGAACAACCAAGAGCAACGAGAGCCCTCAACTAGTACTTGTGAGGCTGGTGTTACAACTTAGAACACATTGTTATACTAACACAGGAAGTGGATTTGAGGGACATTAAACAAGACACGACTCTCAGTTCAACCAATATTCATCAGATGAAATAAATGGAAACTCAAATTTGCAAATCAACAGACAAATATGCAAACTCATCAAAATAAAATGAGATGAATAAACCCAAAACATATCAAAAAGAACTTAAGAGATATATACATACCTGTCTTTTCTTGAGCATGGCCCACAAGAAAATTTTGTCACAAGCATCCTCAGCATACTTGCTAGCCATCATTCTCCTATTGCAATACGCAGCAACTTCTGCAAGTGCCTCCGGACAAAGAATTTGATGCTTCAATGCCGCAGCATGTAATGCTTCCCTACATTCTTGGGTACCCAAGATATCCTCatcaaaatcaataccagtaAAACACTTTATTGCAAGTGAATTACACTTATTAGCTGAGGCCCACATTCTTTGGTGCTGAAGACACATATCTTCAGCTTCGATAACTGCATTCAGTGTGCGATGCACAACAATATCAGGGTACCTACGCAGTGGGGATGTGAAATGAGTATATTGAGGAATTGCCAATGCATAATGGTTCCAATCACTTTGCTTGTTCTTAAATTCTCCGGTAGAAAAATAGGAAGCTAACTGCATCGGCTTTGAAGCAGATGACTTGAGAATACCAAATAACCCAGGGtcatcatttttcattttttccttgATCCGCTCCAATGAAAGCTGAAGCCCACCAGAAGAAGAAGTGTCTAATTCTAAACCATACTTCTGACAAAAGGTTTCAAACTCTTTCAGTTTCCGAACATTTGGTGCAGGATGTCTACGTAACAGTGCAGCATCAGGGAAAGCTCTCGATATAACTTCAGCAACGGTCCTATTTGCCAGAATCATTAACTCTTCAACAAGAGAGTTCGAAGCTTTCTGCACGAGAAGCGTACTGTCCTGTGGAAATCCACTCTCATCAAATGAAAAACCAAGCTTGGAACTTTCTAAGTCAAGTGCCCCGTCCTTAAATCTATTCTCTTTCAACCGCTTGGAAATTTCATACAGGCTTTTAACAGATCTGACTATGTGCTTCCATTCAAACTGACCATACAATTTAGGATACCCATTTCCCGAGGGAGTAGAACTATCAGAATCTGCCAATCCATCAATTATGTCCTGAGCATGCTGGTATGACAGCTTGCAACATGAATGTATCACAGTACGACCTAGCCAACGATGCACAACATCACCAGAAGGGTTGATGTCATAAATAATTGAAAAGCTAAATTTATCTACCCCGGGATTAAGTGAACCCATGTTCTCAGAAAGCAACGGTGGCAACATAGACAGCTTTCGTTGTCGAAGGTAAGTACTCGTAGATCGTGTCTGGGCTTCCATGTCCAGAGTGGTACCCGGGGGAACAAAATAGGACACATCAGATATGTGGATCCCAACCCTGAAAATGTCATCTGAAATTCTTTGAACTGACAAAGCATCATCAAGATCAATAGACGTAGACGGGTCGATAGTAAATGTACACAGATCTCTAAGATCCTTTCTTTTGGCGACTTCCTCCTTCGGTAACTCCCAAGGAATTTCAGGAAGGCAGGACAGGGCCTCGGGGGAAAACTCAGAATTAGAAATTGTATTCTCAAATAAAATAGCAGCAATTTGCGATCCAATTTCTCCACCCCTTCCAAGAACATGCAAGACCTCCGCCTGAGGTAGCAGGCAATCTTCCTTCCAATCACTAATCCGAGCAGCAACCAAATCCATCTCAAGATCCACGTCACCTTTCTCTAATCTCTGCTTGATACAATCTGGTAAGCTTTTCACACAAACCAACATTCTGGGTAGTTTGGCATAATTGGGTGTCAGTTGGATGTGTTCTCGATCAGCAAAGGAAGtgaaaccattttttttcttggttTCTTTCTTATTTCGGTTGCTGGAAGAAACCCACTGCTTAACTCCAAGAAAGCCGACAACAGAGTCACGGCGAGGAGATCTGTTAACGATAGCTACAACCCTTCCAGTGGGTCGCTTAAAAGGATACGCCTTCACCATGCCACAAATCTTCTCAATAGCATCTGAAACTTCTTTACGCTCATGGGGAGATGATGGTTGTTGTCCTTCGGACCCATGCTTATTATTTCCATTCATAATGCCCAGCTCAGGATGAACAGCACCGGTTTGACTTCTATCTTCGTGGTAAAGACCCAAATCTGCAGGAACCGAGTCAATATTCTTAGGTAAACCCTCACAGTAAGAATCTAGCTTTTCTTTCCCTTTGCAGTTCTCACCAACCACATCCACAACGCCACAAGACATGTTACCATCACCTGTCTGGGCAGAAGTGTTCCCTTGGACAACAGACCCTCTCAGCCTAGTCCAATATGCCAAAGGATCCAATTTGATTGCTACTGTATCTCCTTCTAGCTACAAACACAAAATGATTCCATTAAGAACAATACCAAGAATAATGCTGATTGGGGGTTACACAGCTCAAGGAATGAACTAGTACTGTAACTATTTAGTGATCCAAAATGTACTCCTAGTACACCCTTCGGGATATTTACAATTTTTTCTTTCTACGGGATAATGTGGCAAAAGAACTGCAGTGAGAACTCCCTACCCAGCTTATACGCCAAATTAGGAAAGGCTCAAAATAATGTGCAAAAACTCAGATGTGATGTGCATGAGATATAAATAAGGGAAAGAAATTATCAACAGGTTCACTGATCTAAACTATGCACAGAAAACGATTTCAATTCACCGGACAGTCGGATAGGGTGACAATGTGGAGCCAACAGGTACTACAGAAATAATAAATTTCAGAGAAACAAACCAAATGAGAAGAATATGCACACTTACTGCTCTATTTTGGAAAGGAAAACCGTTGATGAGAATATCAATAGGTACTCCGCTTACTGTACAGTAGGCCTGCTCATAAAAATATGATTTAAGAGTAAGACATATGATACATGCTCCAAATTCCAACTTCAATGCAGGAAGTGTGAAAACGAGTTACAATACCTCGGCTGGGTTGTGAGCATTCACACGGAATGGTGTTATAAAAACTTCACCTTTCTGCAGAACAATACACAAAAGGCTATTAAACTCCCATATACATGTTCCTTCCACTAATTTATCCAGCATGCTCATAAGGTTCAGCGAGAGTACCAAATAAATTAAGAAACTATATTTAGAAACCTGTATACCTCTACAGCTTCAGAAACAGCCTGCTCTGACAAGTGCGGAACAAAAAAACTTCTCTGATTCCCAGGAGGAGTCCCATTCTTACAGGGAGAGACAAAATCTTTAATTCGGAGTGGTTCGTCAGTCTCTTGACGGAGAATTTGTGGTGGAGAAGACAGCCCATTCTCGAGTGGAAGTTGAGGAGGCATACTTCTGAACTCCACTACTTGATCATTGCTACGGTTTGTTGGTAGTGAGCTGAAAACAACATCCGATGCTCTAGCCAATCCTTGATCATTTAACAGACCAACATTCAATCCCAAACTTGAGGACGCCTCATTCAACGTATTACTATTACTAAAGCATACTGATGCCTCTTCATTTACCCCATTCAGTGAACTATGACAAACCCCTGCAAGAAAGAAGTAAAATAAAATGAGAATCTAATGTATCAGTCAATGCGACAACCATAAGAAGTTTTGTGTTTTACCCTAAATACATCAAAAACTTGTAAATGAAATCCCCAGCATAGCTCAAAGAGTTCAACAATACGATTCAAGATTACTGAACAGATTCACAGCTGAAACTCTCAAGAAAATAATGCACAAAGGACAAAAAGAGAATTCCAGTCTGAGATCAACATGAATACAACTTGTTATATGGCTCACTTACACAGTAGATCCTCAGGTTTCCTTGGATAAATTTCATACTATTTTACAACAAACGCtaccagaaatcaagatataattacaTTTATTAGAAACCAATAACAACCCTAATCGAAAGATTTACCTGAACAATTAAGTAGTTGTTTAGAGCGTCGATTAGAACggcgttttttcttcttttctttattattactACTATTATTAGAATCGCCCTCTTCAGTATTAGTCGCACCAAATTGCTCACTCATTCTATTCATCATAGCTCAGAAGACACAGATCTCTCTTTCCTCAACagctaaaaaccctaatttttttcgtAAAATAGAAAGAAAGAAGAACAGATAATTAAAATTCTACGGTTTAgagtataaaaaagaaaaaagaaactaatTAGAGAAGCTCTGATTCCGTTAACTAAAAAACACGGAAGAGCAGAGGAGGAAAATTCGAAAGGGAAGAAGAGAAAGTAGTAATTGTAGTGGGtgagatgatggtggtggtggggataTATGAATGAAGGAGACGTGATTATGAGGTGAGGGTTGGCGAGAGACAACAACGCCGACTCTTTGATTCCTTTGTCTTccttcctttctttctttctttctttccctACTACCTAATTCTTCTTCCCTCTTCTCTCTCCAGCTTTACTTTTGTGTAGCAAATCCCAATTACCAAACAAAGCTATACTTTTCTTTACAGACCCACAAGGTTATCGTGACACGTTTGGATCTATCCATGATAACCTCTCTACTCCCCTCGGTCTAGGGTACTTGTACTTGCCGGATAAGGTGTGTATATGTGCGTGCAAAAGGTGCTAGACATGCGTTTTATTGTTTGAAGGTGAAAATCAACCGAagtttttggagaacttcatcgacaaaaggtaattGAAGACTGAATcacttatttctcaagttatattcacctttgtATCCTTGAGACGGTtgttgcataactaattagactagcttacacagacaagaatttcgagtcgagaactaattatttagtttacaaatttctcgaaatataatgactaagcttaatgaacatttgttcatacttgatcaacttCGGTggggaacaatttattgttcggaaccaaatcttgattcaagtttatcattcaaaaatagcctggaactactattcaggaatgtttcgaatcgatttagagaaatataaaactactatattcggataaTTGTAATTTGTCcaaagccgtattacatgtattcgtacacgtagcggagtagttatatatcgacttgcagatttgtgtgatacgcatattTGTATGCACATCatggaaaatctgtttgtttcgtgatccggataggtatgtatattcgtatacaaactaTTTTAGAActatggtaagggaaccgggtttaaGTATCCAAACCAGTATACGaaccaatacagttctatgttctagaaccagtttaataCCTAAACCAATATGCAAACTAATAGGTTCTGTGAACTTCAAAACCGGTAAaggtcttaagtttgcaaactggtacgtgaactaaaaagttttgtcaactccggaacttagagttgcacctaagtttgcaaatcagtacgtgaactaaaaagtttTGTCAACTCTGGAACTCGGCTTTGCttgaaagtttgcaaaccggtccgcgcACCTTGACTCAATCGATTCACGAACTTAAGTATTTGTAGTTTGTGCACttaccaactatgtcgattatgattcaattgcgattaaattatctctacgagataatttgcatttgatcaattctctaattaacactagacttatttgatcacatgattgtgactcaagattaatgtctttgtgttcatggaaatgagtgttaagcttttaagttcaaaccggctagtttctgttagagcactgctcggtcgaactcgtaagcattgctatctcaagcttgtttgtcaagtttagttgtcaaaattataagtcttgatttttagtctacttatagctaagtctcggattaggatggaaagtgtagttgggcattagacttcacggcgttcatcgattgaagacgaaaaactactaaggagagcttgtggaacttcatcaacaaaaggtatgtggaaacttgaactcatctatcactcaaaagtctatctattatttctcctattttaaacaaaagtcgtatagctatatagacttcagttttgcacatttgatatttcgagctgagtttaactcgcttacatatttctcgaaatatgtgttggtaagctttcgctttaaccaagttcatcttatattcttgacgaaagtcaaaagatgatcatgtgaaaatcgccttgtaacatcttacatgatctgtgtgagacggtcatttgatgtagactcataatgtttcgtattgatcatttgatcacttgaaaattgctttgaagctaatagtttgtgtgagacatctattgtcgtcttctaaaaatgtttcaatggttgaagtGGGATTTTggaacgattaaccatgattgtATGTAaatacagtatgcgtacttgcatatgtgtagtccaagaccgacaatctagtatgcatacccgtacgggTACTGGtaggtcaggtaaagtccaggAGCTatattatgcatacccgtatgcgtactggcgaagtcagttgaagtccgggaactttagtatgcgtactcgtacgcgcactat
Coding sequences within:
- the LOC113332078 gene encoding DIS3-like exonuclease 2 isoform X2 produces the protein MMNRMSEQFGATNTEEGDSNNSSNNKEKKKKRRSNRRSKQLLNCSGVCHSSLNGVNEEASVCFSNSNTLNEASSSLGLNVGLLNDQGLARASDVVFSSLPTNRSNDQVVEFRSMPPQLPLENGLSSPPQILRQETDEPLRIKDFVSPCKNGTPPGNQRSFFVPHLSEQAVSEAVEKGEVFITPFRVNAHNPAEAYCTVSGVPIDILINGFPFQNRALEGDTVAIKLDPLAYWTRLRGSVVQGNTSAQTDLGLYHEDRSQTGAVHPELGIMNGNNKHGSEGQQPSSPHERKEVSDAIEKICGMVKAYPFKRPTGRVVAIVNRSPRRDSVVGFLGVKQWVSSSNRNKKETKKKNGFTSFADREHIQLTPNYAKLPRMLVCVKSLPDCIKQRLEKGDVDLEMDLVAARISDWKEDCLLPQAEVLHVLGRGGEIGSQIAAILFENTISNSEFSPEALSCLPEIPWELPKEEVAKRKDLRDLCTFTIDPSTSIDLDDALSVQRISDDIFRVGIHISDVSYFVPPGTTLDMEAQTRSTSTYLRQRKLSMLPPLLSENMGSLNPGVDKFSFSIIYDINPSGDVVHRWLGRTVIHSCCKLSYQHAQDIIDGLADSDSSTPSGNGYPKLYGQFEWKHIVRSVKSLYEISKRLKENRFKDGALDLESSKLGFSFDESGFPQDSTLLVQKASNSLVEELMILANRTVAEVISRAFPDAALLRRHPAPNVRKLKEFETFCQKYGLELDTSSSGGLQLSLERIKEKMKNDDPGLFGILKSSASKPMQLASYFSTGEFKNKQSDWNHYALAIPQYTHFTSPLRRYPDIVVHRTLNAVIEAEDMCLQHQRMWASANKCNSLAIKCFTGIDFDEDILGTQECREALHAAALKHQILCPEALAEVAAYCNRRMMASKYAEDACDKIFLWAMLKKRQALVTEARVLGLGPKFMSVYIPKLAMERRINYDEVDGLTTEWLETTSTLIIDICTKYQPNRRYSPGRYRPLEDVVWIISPCDADQDRFVCDNSTRTEVGGVPLVGEEYNTIKQSDHEVLEINDVEPACFPLTIRLCSTINVALHAVGGDDGPPDVGARLYLSSYYG
- the LOC113332078 gene encoding DIS3-like exonuclease 2 isoform X1 — translated: MMNRMSEQFGATNTEEGDSNNSSNNKEKKKKRRSNRRSKQLLNCSGVCHSSLNGVNEEASVCFSNSNTLNEASSSLGLNVGLLNDQGLARASDVVFSSLPTNRSNDQVVEFRSMPPQLPLENGLSSPPQILRQETDEPLRIKDFVSPCKNGTPPGNQRSFFVPHLSEQAVSEAVEKGEVFITPFRVNAHNPAEAYCTVSGVPIDILINGFPFQNRALEGDTVAIKLDPLAYWTRLRGSVVQGNTSAQTGDGNMSCGVVDVVGENCKGKEKLDSYCEGLPKNIDSVPADLGLYHEDRSQTGAVHPELGIMNGNNKHGSEGQQPSSPHERKEVSDAIEKICGMVKAYPFKRPTGRVVAIVNRSPRRDSVVGFLGVKQWVSSSNRNKKETKKKNGFTSFADREHIQLTPNYAKLPRMLVCVKSLPDCIKQRLEKGDVDLEMDLVAARISDWKEDCLLPQAEVLHVLGRGGEIGSQIAAILFENTISNSEFSPEALSCLPEIPWELPKEEVAKRKDLRDLCTFTIDPSTSIDLDDALSVQRISDDIFRVGIHISDVSYFVPPGTTLDMEAQTRSTSTYLRQRKLSMLPPLLSENMGSLNPGVDKFSFSIIYDINPSGDVVHRWLGRTVIHSCCKLSYQHAQDIIDGLADSDSSTPSGNGYPKLYGQFEWKHIVRSVKSLYEISKRLKENRFKDGALDLESSKLGFSFDESGFPQDSTLLVQKASNSLVEELMILANRTVAEVISRAFPDAALLRRHPAPNVRKLKEFETFCQKYGLELDTSSSGGLQLSLERIKEKMKNDDPGLFGILKSSASKPMQLASYFSTGEFKNKQSDWNHYALAIPQYTHFTSPLRRYPDIVVHRTLNAVIEAEDMCLQHQRMWASANKCNSLAIKCFTGIDFDEDILGTQECREALHAAALKHQILCPEALAEVAAYCNRRMMASKYAEDACDKIFLWAMLKKRQALVTEARVLGLGPKFMSVYIPKLAMERRINYDEVDGLTTEWLETTSTLIIDICTKYQPNRRYSPGRYRPLEDVVWIISPCDADQDRFVCDNSTRTEVGGVPLVGEEYNTIKQSDHEVLEINDVEPACFPLTIRLCSTINVALHAVGGDDGPPDVGARLYLSSYYG
- the LOC113332078 gene encoding DIS3-like exonuclease 2 isoform X3, whose protein sequence is MMNRMSEQFGATNTEEGDSNNSSNNKEKKKKRRSNRRSKQLLNCSGVCHSSLNGVNEEASVCFSNSNTLNEASSSLGLNVGLLNDQGLARASDVVFSSLPTNRSNDQVVEFRSMPPQLPLENGLSSPPQILRQETDEPLRIKDFVSPCKNGTPPGNQRSFFVPHLSEQAVSEAVEKGEVFITPFRVNAHNPAEAYCTVSGVPIDILINGFPFQNRALEGDTVAIKLDPLAYWTRLRGSVVQGNTSAQTGDGNMSCGVVDVVGENCKGKEKLDSYCEGLPKNIDSVPADLGLYHEDRSQTGAVHPELGIMNGNNKHGSEGQQPSSPHERKEVSDAIEKICGMVKAYPFKRPTGRVVAIVNRSPRRDSVVGFLGVKQWVSSSNRNKKETKKKNGFTSFADREHIQLTPNYAKLPRMLVCVKSLPDCIKQRLEKGDVDLEMDLVAARISDWKEDCLLPQAEVLHVLGRGGEIGSQIAAILFENTISNSEFSPEALSCLPEIPWELPKEEVAKRKDLRDLCTFTIDPSTSIDLDDALSVQRISDDIFRVGIHISDVSYFVPPGTTLDMEAQTRSTSTYLRQRKLSMLPPLLSENMGSLNPGVDKFSFSIIYDINPSGDVVHRWLGRTVIHSCCKLSYQHAQDIIDGLADSDSSTPSGNGYPKLYGQFEWKHIVRSVKSLYEISKRLKENRFKDGALDLESSKLGFSFDESGFPQDSTLLVQKASNSLVEELMILANRTVAEVISRAFPDAALLRRHPAPNVRKLKEFETFCQKYGLELDTSSSGGLQLSLERIKEKMKNDDPGLFGILKSSASKPMQLASYFSTGEFKNKQSDWNHYALAIPQYTHFTSPLRRYPDIVVHRTLNAVIEAEDMCLQHQRMWASANKCNSLAIKCFTGIDFDEDILGTQECREALHAAALKHQILCPEALAEVAAYCNRRMMASKYAEDACDKIFLWAMLKKRQALVTEARVLGLGPKFMSVYIPKLAMERRINYDEVDGLTTEWLETTSTLIIDICTKYQPNRRYSPVPGLKLAEFRS